The following DNA comes from Flavobacterium sp. N3904.
GGATCAAATCCAATGTAGGTAGTTGTCATTTCTTTTAAAAGTTGCTCTTCGGTTCCTGGCATGATATCGTGTACTAAACCACGCCATTGTAATTCGGAAATAATATTTTTCATTTATAATAATCAATTTTGGGCAAAGATAAAATTTAATGTTGATTTGATAATTTGTTTAATCGGTTAATCGAAAAAAAGTTTTACCAAATAAACACATAAACGATTTAACGAATCAACAATTAAATAATATATTTGTCAATATGATACTAGTAACTGGAGGAACGGGTTTAGTTGGCGCACATCTATTATTGAATTTAATAGAAAAAGGAGAGACTGTACGCGCAATTTATAGAAATCCAGAAAGAATCTTAAAAACAAAATCGCTTTTTTCATTATACAAAAAAGAGGCCCTTTATGAGTCTATTCAATGGATTCAAGCCGACATCTTAGACATCCCATCCTTAGAAAGTGCATTTAAAGATATAGAACAAGTATATCATTGCGCGGCCTTTATTTCATTTGATCCCAAAGAGGAAGACATCGTTCGAAAAACTAATATTGAAGGCACTGCAAACATTGTTAATTTTTGTTTGACTAACAACATCAAAAAATTATGCCATGTAAGCTCCATAGCTGCACTTGGCGACTTAGCAGAACACGAAACCATTATTACCGAAGAAACCGAATGGAATCCCGAAAAGCCCCATAGTGATTATGCCATTTCAAAATATGGCGCCGAAATGGAAATCTGGCGTGGTCAACAAGAAGGACTTCAGGTTGTGATCGTAAATCCTGGTGTTATTATTGGCCCTGGTTTTTGGGAGCAAGGAAGTGGGGCGCTTTTTACGAAAGTAAAAAAAGGGTTGCCGTTTTACACTATCGGATCTACAGGCTTTGTAGCGGTTACTGATGTGGTTGAAACAGCTTATAAATTAATGAAAAGCACTATTCATGGCGAACGCTTTACATTGATCAATCAAAACATTGTTTTCAGGGATATGTTGTTTACTATCGCAGATGCCTTGAATGTTAAAAGGCCAAAATACCATGCAAACCCAACGATAATGAATATTTTATGGAAATTAGACTGGATTGCCTCTGCTTTTTTGGGTCAAAGTTCTCAAATTAGCAAAGCAACTGCAAAATCTTCCTATTCGAATGATTTATATTCTAATGAAAAAATAAAAAACGCCTTGAATTTATCATTCATAGACGTTCATCATTATATTAAAGAAATCGTAAAGTTGTAACTATTTCTCTTTTTTTGTTTTTAATTCTTTTTCCTTTTTGGCCTTAGCAACAGAATCTTTCTCTTTTTTAAGTTTTAAATCCAACGCTTTTTTAGCTTTTTTTATCGAATCCTGAACTTTCTTAGCTTTTGCTTTTTTAAGGCTATTTTGTTTTTTTTGTTCTATTTTTATTATAGAATCGACTTGTTTTTTATTCTCGATCAAACGCTTATTCAACATGTCAAACATATCTTTATAACCTCGATAATCGGCAGCATAATAGGCATTGCTCTTTACGAACTGAAGGCTGTCTATTTTATATTTTTGATAAATATAAGTCTTCGGATTAATATTATTTTGATACAAAGAATTCGGATTTTGGTACTTTAATGCATCCAGAATCGACATGTCATACATAATATCAAGCATTACTTTTTTGTCAATAAGATTATCTGGCTTTTCTACCAAATCCTTATTGCATCCAAAAAATGACACTATTAGAACAAAAAGAAATATACTTTTTTTCATTTAACCAATTTATCTATCAAACAACATTCTTTGTCCTGCGCGAATATCTTTTACCTTAAAACCAGAATAAACCAACTTGCCATTAACAAAAGTATGTGTTATTCTAGATTTGAATGTAAAGCCTTCAAAAGGCGACCAACCGCATTTTGAAAGGATATTCTCTTTCTTTACGCTCCAAGGCAATCCTGGATTTATAATTACCAAATCTGCATAATAGCCCACTTTTATAAAACCACGTTTTTCAATTTTGAAAATCTTGGCCGGATTATGGCACATTTTCTCGACTATTTTCTCTACACTTATCTTGCCTTGGTGATGCGCTTCAAACATAGCGACCACAGCGTGTTGTACTAATGGACCTCCTGATGGAGCTTTAAGATAAGATTGTTTTTTTTCCTCTAATGTATGAGGAGCGTGATCTGTAGCAATTACATCTATGCGACCATCTTTTAGCGCTTCCCACAATACTTTTCGGTCATTTGCTGTTTTAACGGCTGGATTCCATTTTATAAAATTACCTTTTGTATCATAATCTTCATTGGTGAACCACAAATGATGAATACAAACTTCGGCGGTGATTTTTTTCTCCTCTAAAGGAATTTTGTTGGTAAACAAATCCATTTCTTTGGCGGTTGAAAGATGAAAAACATGCAATCTTGCACCTGTTTTTTTGGCCAACGCTATGGCTTTAGAAGAAGAAAGATAGCAGGCTTCTTCACTACGAATAAGGTGATGCACCGTTACAGGAATATCTTCACCAAATTCTTCTTTGTATTTTTCTAAATTATTTTTTATTGTCGTTTCGTCCTCACAATGAACAGCAATCAGCATTGAAGTACAGGAAAATATTTTTTCCAATACCGCTTCATTATCCACCAACATATTTCCTGTGGAGGACCCCAAAAATATTTTTATTCCGGCAACATTCTTAGGATTTGTTTTAAGAACTTCTTCCAGATTATCATTGGTAGCGCCCATCATAAAAGAATAATTGGCAAACGATTTTTCGGAAGCTATTTGATATTTTTCTTCCAATATTTCCTGAGTCACTGCATTGGGAACTGTGTTGGGCTGTTCTATATAAGAAGTAATTCCACCCGCAACTGCAGCTCTTGACTCTGATTCTATATCGCCTTTGTATGTAAGTCCCGGCTCCCTGAAATGAACT
Coding sequences within:
- a CDS encoding NAD-dependent epimerase/dehydratase family protein; amino-acid sequence: MILVTGGTGLVGAHLLLNLIEKGETVRAIYRNPERILKTKSLFSLYKKEALYESIQWIQADILDIPSLESAFKDIEQVYHCAAFISFDPKEEDIVRKTNIEGTANIVNFCLTNNIKKLCHVSSIAALGDLAEHETIITEETEWNPEKPHSDYAISKYGAEMEIWRGQQEGLQVVIVNPGVIIGPGFWEQGSGALFTKVKKGLPFYTIGSTGFVAVTDVVETAYKLMKSTIHGERFTLINQNIVFRDMLFTIADALNVKRPKYHANPTIMNILWKLDWIASAFLGQSSQISKATAKSSYSNDLYSNEKIKNALNLSFIDVHHYIKEIVKL
- a CDS encoding DUF4296 domain-containing protein, with translation MKKSIFLFVLIVSFFGCNKDLVEKPDNLIDKKVMLDIMYDMSILDALKYQNPNSLYQNNINPKTYIYQKYKIDSLQFVKSNAYYAADYRGYKDMFDMLNKRLIENKKQVDSIIKIEQKKQNSLKKAKAKKVQDSIKKAKKALDLKLKKEKDSVAKAKKEKELKTKKEK
- a CDS encoding dihydroorotase; its protein translation is MNRYLIKNAKIVNEGVIFEGDVLIENDLIVEVSEYISLKTSDCVIIDAEGNYLMPGAIDDQVHFREPGLTYKGDIESESRAAVAGGITSYIEQPNTVPNAVTQEILEEKYQIASEKSFANYSFMMGATNDNLEEVLKTNPKNVAGIKIFLGSSTGNMLVDNEAVLEKIFSCTSMLIAVHCEDETTIKNNLEKYKEEFGEDIPVTVHHLIRSEEACYLSSSKAIALAKKTGARLHVFHLSTAKEMDLFTNKIPLEEKKITAEVCIHHLWFTNEDYDTKGNFIKWNPAVKTANDRKVLWEALKDGRIDVIATDHAPHTLEEKKQSYLKAPSGGPLVQHAVVAMFEAHHQGKISVEKIVEKMCHNPAKIFKIEKRGFIKVGYYADLVIINPGLPWSVKKENILSKCGWSPFEGFTFKSRITHTFVNGKLVYSGFKVKDIRAGQRMLFDR